Below is a genomic region from Pseudomonas svalbardensis.
CTTTCGGCCGTACGTTCATGGCCAACCCGGATCTACCAGCCAGAATCGCGAACGATTGGCCGCTTACCCCTCTGAACTCAGCCACAGTGTATGGCGGTAATGCCGAGGGTTATACTGATTACTCCGTGTATGGCGGGTAACCGCTAAAAATGAGATGTCACTCACTGAGGCTCTGAAAATGATCGACGCAGAACTGCTGAAACTGGTGGTTGAAGCATCCAATGACGGCATCGTGGTAGCAGAGCAGGAAGGCGACGAAAACATCCTGATCTACGCCAACCCCGCCTTCCAGCGCCTGACGGGGTACAGCGTTGACGACATCCTGTACCAGGACTGCCGCTTCCTGCAGGGTGATGACCGCGACCAAGCCGGCTTGACAGTAATCCGCGAGGCGATAAGGAACCTACTCCCCTGCCGACAAGTCATTCGCAACTATCGCAAGGACGGCAGCGCCTTCTGGAATGAACTGTCGATTACCCCGGTGTTCAATGACACCGATCAACTCACCTACTTCATCGGTATCCAGAAGGACGTCAGCGTCGAAGTTGAGGCTAGGGAGCGAGTGCGTGAACTGGAAGCTGAAGTCGCCCAGCTGCAAATCCAACTGGCTCAATTGCAATCTAAAGCCTAAATACATCCGCCCTTGATGGGTTAACGATCCAGCTGTGCGCTCGAGTTTTTAAGTCGGAGCAGGAAATGAGTGATTTTGAGATTGCCGCTCGGGAGGCTCTTGCGTTTTTACGGCGCCGGCTAGGATTTGATCTGTGGATGATTACTCGCACAGAAAATGATGATTGGACTGTGTTGCATTTTGAAGACCAAGGCTATGACGTTCATGCTGGGCAGGTCTTCAAATGGAGCGATTCGTTTTGCAGTGAGATGGTGAAGGGTAACGGCCCTCGCATTGCTCCAAACTCAGAAATGGTGGCTGCTTACGTTTCGGCGCCAATAGGCAAGCAACTAAAAATCCGGGCATACATCGGCGTGCCCCTCCTTCTGTCTGATGGTTCCCTTTTCGGCACATTGTGCGCCGTTCATCCAGAACCCAAACCTGCAAAAATTGAGGAAGACCAGGAGCTTCTGGAAATGATTGGCATGATGCTCAGCAAAATTTTGCAGATGGAGTTGAAAGCTGATGAGGAGTCAAGCAGGGCCGAGCGTTTCGAGGCCCAGGCTCTTAGCGATGCCCTGACGGGGCTTTACAATCGAGCAGGCTGGGAGCAGTTAGCGGCCTGTCAAGATGGGCGTAATCGTCGCTACGGAAAATCGTCAGCAATCTTAGTCATTGATCTGGACGATTTAAAGCTTGTGAACGATAGCAAGGGGCATGCTGCAGGTGATGAGCTAATCAGGTGCGCAGCTAATGCCCTTACTCATGCATCTCGAATAGACGATATCGTCGCGAGGCTAGGAGGGGATGAGTTCGCCATCATAGGTGTCAATTGCGATATAGCTGGCGGAGAGGAGCTTCGTGGAAGGGTGAGTCAAGCGCTACGCCAGGCGGGCGTTAGGGCCTCATCAGGGTTGGCGATGGCTAGTGCTAGGAACGCCATATCTTCGGCGCTGACCCTTGCTGACAGACAAATGTACGAGGAGAAACGCCTCAAAAAGCTGGAGGGGTGTAAAGGGTCAACGAATATTCCTTGCTGAATCTGCTTTCATAGTTATTACCCCCTGCACTGTGAATAGGATCTGATGCCTTAACTGATGTGGGCAGAGGAATCCCTCAACTCAAGTGCTGAAAAAAAGGGCCATCAGAGGCCCTTTTGTACTCAAACCAAACTCACTTGGTCAGCCAAGACTCTACGGTGTCGGAACCGTGTTCCGCTTTCCACTCTTTCAACGTTTTGTGGTTGCCACCTTTGGTTTCCACGACTTCGCCGGTGTGAGGGTTCTTGTAGACCTTCACTTGGCGGGGCTTGCGAGTGCCTGCTTTGGACTCAGCAGCTGGGGCACGACGGCCAGCCTTAGGATCAAGCAAGTTGATCACGTTCGGTAGGCTGTAACCGTACTCTGCGAGAAGCGCACGTAGCTTGGTTTCAAATTCGATTTCTTTCTTGAGGCCAGCATCGCCTTTCAGAGCTTCGAGCGCTTGAAGTTGTTCGGCTAGGTGTTTTTCGAGTTGGCGGAATTCTGCGAGTTTGGACATGGAAATTCTCGACGTAATTAGTGCGTTAACATTACACGAAATCAGCAATCTGCATAAAGATGTGATGAAAGAACAAAACTTTAAATTCGAATCTTGTTGCGTCCATTGCAATCGCTCCGAGCCGCCACTCCAATTGCATCTAAACATCAACCGCACGATTTTTAGCAGAACATCCCTACCTGAATCGACACAAATTTTCATTGCTGGTGGCGGCAGGCATCTAGGCCAAGATCAACATCAAAAAAGGACGCTCAGTGAAATGTCACCCGTCATTCCAAACTTTTTGTCTAATTGAGCGTCTTTTCTTTAAGATTGCCGACATGGCTTGGCAACCCTGGGTAGCTGACCATAGCTAAGGATTGGTGATGACATTTCTCATTTTTCTTCTCGCCTGCGCTGCTGCCGCAAGCACTGGCATCCTATTCAAACCGGGCCAGTGGTACGAATCTCTCGTTAAACCCGGCTTCACACCGCCTAACTGGGTGTTTCCCGCCGCCTGGTCGACGATTTATCTGCTGCTCGCTTGGGCCGGGTACCGGTTAACACTGATACCTGGAAGCCAGACAGCGCTGGCTTTATGGGCCGCGCAGATTGCACTTA
It encodes:
- a CDS encoding PAS domain-containing protein, yielding MIDAELLKLVVEASNDGIVVAEQEGDENILIYANPAFQRLTGYSVDDILYQDCRFLQGDDRDQAGLTVIREAIRNLLPCRQVIRNYRKDGSAFWNELSITPVFNDTDQLTYFIGIQKDVSVEVEARERVRELEAEVAQLQIQLAQLQSKA
- a CDS encoding sensor domain-containing diguanylate cyclase; its protein translation is MSDFEIAAREALAFLRRRLGFDLWMITRTENDDWTVLHFEDQGYDVHAGQVFKWSDSFCSEMVKGNGPRIAPNSEMVAAYVSAPIGKQLKIRAYIGVPLLLSDGSLFGTLCAVHPEPKPAKIEEDQELLEMIGMMLSKILQMELKADEESSRAERFEAQALSDALTGLYNRAGWEQLAACQDGRNRRYGKSSAILVIDLDDLKLVNDSKGHAAGDELIRCAANALTHASRIDDIVARLGGDEFAIIGVNCDIAGGEELRGRVSQALRQAGVRASSGLAMASARNAISSALTLADRQMYEEKRLKKLEGCKGSTNIPC
- a CDS encoding histone-like nucleoid-structuring protein, MvaT/MvaU family, with the translated sequence MSKLAEFRQLEKHLAEQLQALEALKGDAGLKKEIEFETKLRALLAEYGYSLPNVINLLDPKAGRRAPAAESKAGTRKPRQVKVYKNPHTGEVVETKGGNHKTLKEWKAEHGSDTVESWLTK
- the tspO gene encoding tryptophan-rich sensory protein TspO; the encoded protein is MTFLIFLLACAAAASTGILFKPGQWYESLVKPGFTPPNWVFPAAWSTIYLLLAWAGYRLTLIPGSQTALALWAAQIALNTLWTPVFFGAHRVFAALVILTLLWLVVVAMMLVALQVDVITGLIIFPYVAWLCVAAALNFSIWRNNR